From a single Helicovermis profundi genomic region:
- a CDS encoding 5'-methylthioadenosine/adenosylhomocysteine nucleosidase has translation MVTVGIIGAMQLEIDALISKLEYVEEKISARNKYYVGKLNDINVVITSSGVGKVNAASCTQILISEYKAGYIINTGIAGSMNDKVRISDIVISSDVVHHDVRQEQLLRCHPYEEVFKSDELLMKLAIETVKEQKGFKQNYHIGRIASGEGFISSNVEKETIQNLLNPLCVEMEGSAIGHVSFMNDIPFVVIRSISDNADDKSTINYEEYELQTAKQSAESVYKMIAKIRIYRELQ, from the coding sequence ATGGTTACTGTTGGAATAATTGGAGCAATGCAACTAGAAATTGATGCATTGATAAGTAAGTTAGAGTACGTGGAAGAAAAAATATCTGCTAGGAACAAATACTATGTTGGGAAATTGAATGATATTAATGTGGTGATAACAAGTAGTGGAGTAGGAAAAGTTAATGCTGCATCTTGCACTCAAATACTTATAAGTGAGTATAAAGCTGGATATATTATTAATACTGGAATTGCTGGAAGTATGAATGATAAAGTTCGAATTAGTGATATTGTAATTTCAAGTGATGTTGTTCATCATGATGTTAGACAGGAACAACTATTGAGATGTCATCCATATGAAGAAGTGTTTAAGTCTGATGAATTATTGATGAAATTAGCTATTGAAACAGTGAAAGAGCAAAAAGGATTTAAACAGAATTATCATATTGGAAGAATTGCTAGTGGTGAGGGATTCATAAGCTCAAATGTTGAAAAGGAAACAATACAGAATTTATTAAATCCTTTATGTGTCGAAATGGAAGGTTCTGCAATTGGTCATGTGTCATTTATGAATGATATTCCATTTGTAGTTATCAGATCTATATCAGATAATGCAGACGATAAATCAACAATAAACTATGAAGAGTATGAACTACAGACTGCAAAACAATCTGCAGAAAGTGTGTATAAAATGATTGCAAAAATAAGGATATATCGGGAATTGCAGTAA
- a CDS encoding MazG nucleotide pyrophosphohydrolase domain-containing protein, whose product MKDLTIQETLEMSKKLWEQNKETWSPMTPEYGRDFILYMVEEIGEVISIVKKKGEDKIMNDDLVREHFVEEMCDVLMYYSDVLNRFNISSEEVAKKYCEKFESNMYRDYAKDHSES is encoded by the coding sequence ATGAAGGATTTGACGATACAAGAAACTTTGGAAATGTCAAAGAAATTATGGGAGCAAAACAAAGAGACATGGTCACCTATGACTCCAGAGTATGGACGTGATTTCATATTATATATGGTTGAAGAGATTGGTGAAGTAATTTCAATTGTTAAGAAAAAAGGTGAAGATAAAATAATGAATGATGATCTAGTACGTGAGCATTTTGTAGAAGAGATGTGTGACGTTTTAATGTATTACTCAGATGTTTTAAATAGATTTAATATAAGTAGCGAAGAAGTAGCAAAAAAATATTGTGAAAAATTTGAAAGTAATATGTATAGAGACTATGCTAAAGATCACAGTGAAAGTTGA
- a CDS encoding IS110 family transposase produces the protein MSNYYHLPVVGIDVAANFSVVTALKPNGDVFRKNLKISHTLGGFNKLLLFLQKIEEEFNDSPKVFCESTGIYHLTLLHFLVKNQIDIHVINPLITNSNKNSNIRKVKTDKLDSLSIAKICKFDNVKTSTFTSEEFLHLKLLVREYYKVVDLKANLKKTFSNNIYINYPGLQNAFANITGKTPLIFIRKYPTPKHLLNAEPKVVIELLTKSSRRGSSWANNKYNKLIKIANSANIIGITPLLFESKVIRFSESFDFYTNQLRNIVDEIHQYIDNASFGEVFKQNINLLKSFKGLGDITAITLLVEMGDINNFSKPQQLVAFFGVDPSVNQSGNFSGDRNKMSKRGTAIGRRALYTVALASIRTSKNKKPINLVLYEYYHIALDKKKKKVKLVAVMNKLLRYIFSILKNQKPYEVRNPLVHKRMFLESKLHNPVAA, from the coding sequence ATGTCTAACTATTACCATTTGCCTGTTGTAGGCATTGATGTTGCTGCTAATTTTTCAGTAGTTACTGCTTTAAAACCTAATGGCGACGTATTCCGTAAGAACCTTAAAATTAGCCATACACTTGGGGGCTTCAATAAACTTCTTCTTTTTCTACAAAAAATTGAAGAAGAGTTTAACGATAGTCCCAAAGTATTTTGCGAATCCACGGGAATATATCATCTTACTCTTCTTCATTTTCTTGTTAAAAATCAGATTGATATACATGTAATAAATCCTCTGATAACTAATTCTAACAAGAATTCGAACATAAGAAAAGTAAAAACTGATAAATTAGATTCTCTTTCCATCGCAAAAATTTGTAAATTTGATAATGTAAAGACTTCAACATTCACTAGTGAGGAGTTTTTACACCTTAAACTCCTAGTTCGTGAGTATTACAAAGTTGTTGATTTAAAGGCAAATTTGAAAAAAACTTTCTCAAATAATATTTATATTAACTATCCAGGACTTCAAAATGCATTTGCTAATATAACAGGTAAGACACCTTTAATATTTATTAGAAAATATCCAACACCTAAACATCTTCTTAACGCTGAGCCCAAAGTTGTTATTGAACTTCTAACAAAGTCATCAAGACGTGGTTCTAGTTGGGCTAATAATAAATATAACAAACTTATAAAAATCGCTAATAGTGCCAATATCATTGGTATTACTCCCTTGCTTTTTGAATCTAAAGTAATACGTTTTAGCGAAAGTTTTGATTTTTATACAAATCAACTTAGAAATATTGTAGATGAAATTCACCAATATATTGACAATGCCTCTTTTGGAGAAGTATTTAAACAAAATATTAATCTTCTTAAAAGTTTCAAAGGTCTTGGTGATATAACTGCAATTACTTTGTTAGTTGAAATGGGTGATATTAATAATTTTTCTAAGCCTCAACAACTTGTAGCTTTTTTCGGTGTAGATCCTAGCGTTAATCAATCTGGCAATTTTAGCGGTGATCGCAATAAAATGTCCAAACGTGGTACTGCTATAGGTAGAAGAGCTTTGTACACAGTCGCTCTTGCTTCAATACGTACAAGTAAAAATAAAAAGCCAATAAATCTTGTTTTGTATGAATATTATCACATAGCCCTTGATAAGAAAAAGAAAAAAGTTAAACTTGTAGCTGTTATGAATAAACTACTTCGCTATATTTTTTCAATACTAAAAAATCAAAAACCATATGAAGTTAGAAATCCACTCGTCCACAAAAGGATGTTTTTAGAATCTAAACTTCATAATCCTGTTGCTGCTTAA
- a CDS encoding MBL fold metallo-hydrolase, with protein sequence MKFEIIGSGGCVSLPKPLCECKICREARLKGRPYSRFGCSLFLHDINLLVDTPEDICHAINMSTIKEIENVLFSHTDPDHVLGFRVFEQLRLNWFGISEGKECENPISVFAMDHVLEDLNEIKSKHGRYFDYYELVRNLIKCESVSESINIDNIKISFVRIESATVFVFEEGHKKVIYAPCDVKPFPKSDLFNNADILIIGNTIVGETLKNGYILSDDSFLKKDLFSMDEIVGLKKKFNIDKVIVTHLEEDWGKSFDDYKELESKYENIEFAFDGMKILV encoded by the coding sequence ATGAAATTTGAAATTATAGGCAGCGGCGGATGTGTATCACTACCAAAGCCACTTTGTGAATGTAAAATTTGTAGAGAAGCAAGACTTAAAGGTAGACCATATTCAAGGTTTGGTTGCTCTCTATTTTTGCATGATATAAATTTACTAGTAGATACGCCAGAAGATATTTGCCATGCAATAAATATGAGCACTATTAAAGAAATCGAAAATGTGCTTTTTAGTCATACTGATCCAGACCACGTTTTGGGTTTTAGAGTTTTTGAGCAGTTACGTTTAAACTGGTTTGGTATTTCAGAAGGAAAAGAGTGTGAAAATCCAATTAGTGTTTTTGCAATGGATCATGTACTAGAAGATCTTAATGAAATTAAATCAAAGCACGGTAGATATTTTGATTACTACGAGTTAGTTAGAAATTTAATAAAATGTGAATCAGTAAGTGAAAGTATAAATATTGATAATATAAAAATTTCATTTGTAAGAATTGAGAGTGCAACTGTATTTGTATTTGAAGAGGGTCATAAAAAAGTGATTTATGCGCCTTGTGATGTGAAACCATTTCCTAAAAGTGATCTATTTAATAATGCAGATATATTAATTATAGGAAATACAATAGTTGGAGAAACATTAAAAAATGGGTATATTCTTTCTGATGATAGTTTTCTAAAAAAAGATTTATTTAGTATGGATGAAATTGTTGGACTGAAGAAAAAATTTAATATTGATAAAGTTATTGTAACTCATCTTGAAGAAGACTGGGGAAAATCATTTGATGATTATAAAGAGTTAGAAAGTAAATATGAAAACATTGAGTTTGCCTTTGATGGAATGAAAATACTTGTATAA
- a CDS encoding GNAT family N-acetyltransferase, whose product MIDIKVERLIESNISELHNFFQVTLLDTFKREVDSGYEEDVKEEVETKMKYLKEDLDSNGELCHFILAKLNNKIIGTVCYRPYDNLITKCSNGKYKDEGAVGTVYILPEYQNMGVGSKLMHAILDYIKSINIETFCLDSGFKIAQKFWIKKLGEPQLIVKDFWDIGYDHYIWRVEVKKVINNF is encoded by the coding sequence ATGATTGATATAAAAGTTGAAAGATTAATTGAATCAAATATTTCAGAATTACATAATTTTTTTCAAGTTACACTACTAGACACTTTTAAGAGAGAAGTTGATTCGGGATATGAAGAGGATGTAAAAGAAGAAGTTGAAACAAAAATGAAATATCTTAAAGAAGATTTAGATTCTAATGGAGAACTTTGTCATTTTATTTTAGCAAAATTAAACAATAAAATCATAGGAACAGTATGTTATCGTCCTTATGACAATTTAATTACTAAGTGTTCAAATGGAAAATATAAAGATGAAGGTGCAGTTGGAACAGTCTACATTCTTCCAGAGTATCAAAATATGGGAGTTGGAAGTAAATTAATGCATGCTATTTTAGATTATATCAAAAGTATTAATATTGAAACTTTTTGCTTGGATAGTGGTTTTAAAATAGCACAAAAATTTTGGATAAAAAAACTAGGTGAACCTCAACTTATAGTGAAAGATTTTTGGGATATTGGTTATGATCACTATATTTGGAGAGTTGAAGTAAAGAAAGTAATTAATAACTTTTAG
- a CDS encoding SWIM zinc finger family protein gives MSINLYEYFSDVIIDRAYTYYMMDRIVELENNNNNFLAKVIGNDIYKVNVILDKSNLITDMTCNCPYAKNGYNCKHMAAVIFKIHYDIMNILSSKINEINLKENDELKLDEKENILNILNDINQEELKKILLEILASNDGIYKKFESRYINKYKGDKYINYKRKIDDIFVYQETELEDDEYDTWNSYLGGYNNNDYYVEYSEKFVENIKIVLNSINELIEEDIFLTLNIIKYLVSKFYQNDSVGSDVVYEKIALILHTTLNKCENDKKVKVLKELIEIIDICDNSSLLLELVEVFTISFLEIEYSKIKLDYLENRILISINEYGIEENLDLFVWVRAKINIYYQLNYSNEMIIEEYKKYLANFNIGMELIKYCKNQENYLDAITNLKILRNKAKKFYNKKIATFNLVDLYEKSNNIHKTKEELKSILFTYDIGNIESYKKLKSMHSKEDWKIESGNIIYIIKGKNHIKALDLYVYEKMYKDLFDSITQIDDIEILIKYEIYLKKLYPIEILNIYEKKVLKMATFTDGRNHYKRMANLISRMGKYPNGNEKIKQLVDTLIGKYSRRRAMKEELLKVLK, from the coding sequence ATGAGTATAAATTTATATGAATATTTTAGTGATGTGATAATTGATAGAGCATATACTTATTATATGATGGATAGAATTGTTGAACTTGAAAACAATAATAATAACTTTTTAGCTAAAGTAATAGGAAATGATATATATAAGGTAAATGTGATCCTAGATAAGTCTAATTTGATAACTGATATGACGTGTAATTGTCCTTATGCAAAAAATGGATATAATTGCAAACATATGGCTGCGGTTATTTTTAAAATTCATTATGATATAATGAACATTTTAAGTAGCAAAATTAATGAAATAAATCTTAAAGAAAATGACGAATTAAAATTAGATGAAAAAGAAAATATACTTAATATTTTAAATGATATTAATCAAGAAGAACTAAAAAAAATTTTACTAGAAATATTAGCTTCTAATGATGGAATTTACAAAAAATTTGAAAGTCGGTATATAAATAAATATAAAGGCGATAAATATATAAATTATAAAAGAAAAATAGATGATATTTTTGTATATCAAGAAACAGAGTTAGAAGATGATGAATATGATACTTGGAATTCATATCTTGGAGGATACAATAATAATGATTATTATGTAGAATACAGTGAAAAATTTGTTGAAAACATAAAAATAGTTTTAAATTCAATAAATGAGTTGATTGAAGAGGATATATTTTTAACGCTTAATATTATTAAATATTTGGTAAGTAAATTTTATCAAAATGATTCAGTCGGTAGTGACGTGGTATACGAAAAAATAGCACTAATATTACATACTACATTAAACAAATGCGAAAATGATAAAAAAGTAAAAGTGTTAAAGGAATTAATAGAGATAATTGATATTTGTGATAATAGTTCATTATTATTAGAATTAGTTGAAGTTTTTACGATTTCTTTTTTAGAAATTGAATATTCAAAAATTAAATTAGATTATTTAGAGAATAGAATATTAATATCAATTAATGAGTATGGAATTGAAGAAAATTTAGATTTATTTGTATGGGTTAGAGCGAAAATCAATATATATTATCAATTAAATTATAGCAATGAAATGATAATAGAAGAGTATAAAAAATATTTAGCTAATTTTAATATAGGAATGGAACTAATAAAATACTGTAAAAATCAAGAAAATTATTTAGATGCAATTACGAACCTTAAAATTTTAAGAAATAAAGCAAAAAAATTTTATAATAAAAAGATTGCTACTTTTAATTTAGTTGATCTATATGAGAAATCAAATAATATTCATAAAACAAAAGAAGAATTAAAAAGTATATTATTTACTTATGATATTGGAAATATAGAAAGCTATAAAAAATTAAAAAGTATGCATTCTAAGGAAGACTGGAAAATAGAAAGTGGAAATATTATATATATAATAAAGGGAAAAAACCATATTAAAGCATTAGATTTATACGTATATGAGAAAATGTATAAAGACTTATTTGATAGTATTACTCAAATTGATGATATCGAAATACTTATTAAATATGAAATATATCTAAAAAAATTATATCCAATAGAAATACTCAATATTTATGAGAAAAAAGTATTGAAAATGGCTACTTTTACAGATGGAAGAAATCATTATAAAAGAATGGCTAATTTAATAAGTAGAATGGGAAAATATCCAAATGGAAATGAAAAAATAAAACAATTAGTAGATACTCTTATCGGTAAATATTCAAGGCGAAGGGCAATGAAGGAGGAATTATTAAAAGTACTAAAATAA